From a single Stackebrandtia endophytica genomic region:
- the nusA gene encoding transcription termination factor NusA, protein MHIDLVALRSLERERDIPFHTIINAIESALLTAYRHTPGANSAARVDINRDTGAATVYAREFDADGNVVREWDDTPADFGRIAAMTAKQVIMQRLREATDDVNFGEYAGMEGDIVTGIIQAHEGRAEKGIVVVDLGKIEAMLPHVEQVPTEDYSHGRRLRASVIQVTRGARGPQITLSRTHPNLVRKLFAMEVPEIADGSVEIAAIAREAGHRTKIAVHARVPDLNAKGACIGPMGSRVRAVMSELDGEKIDIIDYSDDPAQFVGNALSPAKVVRTQILDAEERVARVIVPDFQLSLAIGREGQNARLAARLTGWRIDIKSDAAPDADSGQSKMMPDSPPEFEVGAGGVSA, encoded by the coding sequence ATGCATATCGATCTCGTGGCGCTGCGGTCACTCGAACGTGAGCGCGACATCCCGTTCCACACCATCATCAACGCGATCGAAAGCGCTCTGTTGACCGCCTACCGGCACACTCCCGGTGCCAATTCGGCGGCGCGCGTCGATATCAACCGGGACACCGGTGCGGCGACGGTGTACGCCAGGGAGTTCGACGCCGACGGCAACGTGGTCCGAGAGTGGGACGACACTCCCGCCGACTTCGGACGTATCGCGGCCATGACGGCCAAACAGGTCATCATGCAGCGCCTGCGCGAGGCCACCGACGACGTGAACTTCGGTGAGTACGCCGGCATGGAGGGTGACATCGTCACCGGCATCATCCAGGCGCACGAGGGCCGCGCGGAGAAGGGCATCGTGGTCGTCGACCTCGGCAAGATCGAGGCGATGCTGCCGCACGTCGAGCAGGTGCCCACCGAGGACTACTCGCACGGTCGCCGACTGCGTGCTTCGGTCATTCAGGTGACCCGGGGCGCACGGGGACCTCAGATCACCCTGTCGCGGACCCACCCGAACCTGGTGCGCAAGCTGTTCGCCATGGAGGTTCCCGAGATCGCCGACGGCAGCGTCGAGATCGCGGCGATCGCCCGTGAGGCGGGTCACCGCACCAAGATCGCGGTCCACGCGAGGGTTCCCGACCTGAACGCCAAGGGCGCCTGCATCGGTCCGATGGGCTCGCGGGTTCGGGCGGTGATGAGCGAATTGGACGGCGAGAAGATCGACATCATCGACTACTCCGACGACCCGGCCCAGTTCGTCGGCAACGCGTTGTCTCCGGCGAAGGTGGTGCGTACTCAGATCCTCGACGCCGAGGAGCGGGTGGCCCGCGTCATAGTCCCGGACTTTCAGCTATCGTTGGCAATCGGGCGCGAAGGTCAGAACGCGCGGTTGGCGGCGAGGTTGACCGGGTGGCGAATCGACATCAAGTCGGATGCCGCGCCCGATGCAGACAGTGGTCAGAGCAAGATGATGCCGGACTCCCCGCCTGAATTCGAGGTGGGAGCAGGCGGCGTCAGCGCTTAG
- a CDS encoding DUF448 domain-containing protein, protein MVRRAEVVRTCVGCRNRASATELLRVVAISGAEATGYQLIPDPSRRLPGRGAHLHPDTACLTQALRKRAFGRALRLSAGMDATALERYVIDKNSATRNVDGGHNGVHPRKQGR, encoded by the coding sequence GTGGTCCGTCGCGCGGAGGTTGTCCGCACGTGTGTGGGTTGCCGTAATCGGGCGTCGGCCACCGAGTTGCTGCGTGTCGTTGCCATATCTGGCGCTGAAGCTACGGGGTATCAGCTGATTCCTGACCCGTCGCGCAGGTTGCCTGGTCGAGGCGCGCATCTCCACCCCGATACGGCCTGTCTGACGCAGGCATTGCGAAAGCGCGCTTTTGGGCGTGCTTTGCGACTGTCGGCGGGAATGGATGCGACAGCCTTGGAACGTTATGTCATCGATAAGAACTCGGCGACTCGGAACGTCGATGGTGGACACAACGGTGTTCACCCGCGAAAGCAAGGTAGGTAG
- the infB gene encoding translation initiation factor IF-2 codes for MAGKARVHELAKEFGVTSKIVLAKLSDMGEFVKSASSTVEAPVARRLRDEFAAGSSGSKPEKSAEAAAPAPAKKPGVTAKPGPRPKAPMGKPAPPVKKPEKKAPAKKRPVPGPPTPATKPASAHDIEVAATQARAEALKKQQEAAAKAAEEARKRRASGDGDRPSGGGSTTERRSAPRPGPKPGPRPGGNNPFGVTGGGTKTRPGSAPKPGPRPGPGGGGGGERGDRPGGPRPSPSNMPPRPSPSMMPSSRPSTGGGGRGGPGGGRSGGPGGGRGRGGGGGGGGGGYRGGGAGGGGGGGGYRGGPGGGGPGGGAPGGGFRGGGGRPGGGARSRGGSAAGAFGRPGGRPARGRKSKRQRRAEFDNLSAPTMGSGAPQGQGQTIKLPRGASLSDFADKINANPGSLVQEMFNLGEMVTATQSCSDDTLLLLGEHLGFDVQIVSPEEEDRELLAKFGIDLEDESEQGEAMARPPVVTVMGHVDHGKTKLLDAIRRTNKVDTEAGGITQHIGAYQVHVEHDGNDRAITFIDTPGHEAFTAMRARGANVTDIVVLVVAADDGVMPQTIEALNHAKAAEAPVVVAVNKIDKPGANPAKVRQQLTEYGLVAEEYGGETMFVDVAAKPGTNIDQLLEAILLTADASLELTAPVQGHAQGIAIEAHLDKGRGPVASVLVQKGTLRVGDSIVAGGAHGRVRAMLDEFGKRIKEAQPSRPVQVQGLTSVPGAGDTFLAADDDRTVRQIAEQRQARRRAAVQAARVGRATLETLMERIAEGERATLSLIIKGDGSGSVEALEEALVKLDIPEEVQLRIIHRGVGAITENDVNLASASSDSTATIIAFNVRAEGRVKEMAARENVDIRYYTVIYQAIEEIEAALKGMLKPEYEEVELGSAEIREVYRSSKFGNIAGSIVRNGLIKRNAKARLVRDGVVVADSLEIASLRRFKDDATEVREGYECGITLKNYNNVEVGDIIETWELREKPRA; via the coding sequence GTGGCAGGCAAGGCCCGCGTACACGAACTCGCCAAAGAGTTCGGTGTGACGAGCAAAATCGTGCTCGCCAAACTCAGCGATATGGGTGAGTTTGTCAAGTCAGCGTCGAGCACGGTAGAAGCGCCGGTGGCGCGACGGCTGCGGGATGAGTTCGCAGCCGGATCCTCCGGTTCAAAGCCGGAGAAGTCGGCCGAGGCGGCAGCCCCCGCCCCGGCGAAGAAGCCGGGTGTGACGGCTAAACCCGGCCCCAGGCCGAAGGCACCGATGGGCAAACCCGCCCCTCCGGTGAAGAAGCCCGAAAAGAAGGCTCCCGCGAAGAAGCGTCCGGTTCCCGGTCCGCCCACCCCGGCGACCAAACCGGCCAGTGCCCACGACATCGAAGTCGCCGCGACCCAGGCCAGGGCCGAAGCACTGAAGAAGCAGCAGGAAGCCGCGGCCAAGGCCGCCGAGGAAGCCCGTAAGCGCCGCGCCAGCGGTGACGGTGACCGCCCCAGTGGCGGCGGCTCGACGACCGAACGTCGTTCGGCCCCCCGTCCGGGCCCCAAGCCGGGACCCCGTCCCGGTGGCAACAACCCGTTCGGTGTCACCGGCGGCGGCACCAAGACCCGACCCGGTTCGGCCCCGAAGCCGGGCCCGCGTCCGGGCCCCGGTGGTGGCGGTGGCGGCGAGCGTGGAGACCGTCCCGGTGGTCCGCGTCCCAGCCCGTCCAACATGCCACCCCGTCCCAGCCCGTCGATGATGCCCTCGTCTCGCCCCAGCACCGGCGGTGGCGGTCGTGGTGGTCCCGGCGGCGGCCGTAGCGGTGGCCCAGGTGGCGGCCGTGGTCGTGGCGGCGGCGGAGGCGGCGGTGGCGGAGGCTACCGCGGCGGAGGTGCCGGCGGCGGAGGCGGCGGCGGTGGATACCGCGGCGGTCCCGGTGGCGGCGGCCCAGGTGGCGGCGCGCCCGGCGGTGGATTCCGCGGTGGCGGCGGTCGTCCCGGTGGCGGTGCGCGCAGTCGCGGCGGAAGCGCCGCGGGAGCGTTCGGCCGTCCGGGTGGACGTCCCGCCCGTGGACGCAAGTCGAAGCGGCAGCGTAGAGCAGAGTTCGACAACCTGTCGGCACCCACCATGGGTTCGGGTGCCCCACAGGGTCAGGGACAGACGATCAAGTTGCCGCGTGGCGCTTCGCTGTCCGACTTCGCCGACAAGATCAATGCCAACCCGGGTTCGCTGGTCCAGGAGATGTTCAACCTGGGCGAGATGGTGACCGCCACTCAGTCCTGCTCCGACGACACCTTGTTGCTGTTGGGTGAGCACCTCGGGTTCGACGTTCAGATCGTCAGCCCGGAGGAAGAGGACCGGGAGCTGCTGGCCAAGTTCGGTATCGACCTGGAGGACGAGTCCGAACAGGGCGAGGCCATGGCGCGTCCGCCGGTCGTGACCGTGATGGGTCACGTCGACCACGGTAAGACGAAGTTGTTGGACGCCATTCGGCGCACCAACAAGGTGGACACCGAGGCGGGTGGCATCACCCAGCACATCGGTGCCTACCAGGTGCACGTCGAGCACGACGGCAACGACCGTGCGATCACGTTCATCGACACCCCCGGTCACGAGGCCTTCACGGCCATGCGTGCCCGTGGTGCCAACGTCACCGACATCGTGGTGCTGGTGGTCGCGGCCGACGACGGCGTCATGCCGCAGACGATCGAGGCGTTGAACCACGCCAAGGCCGCTGAGGCACCGGTCGTGGTCGCGGTGAACAAGATCGACAAGCCGGGCGCCAACCCCGCCAAGGTGCGGCAGCAGCTGACCGAGTACGGCCTGGTCGCCGAGGAATACGGCGGCGAGACCATGTTCGTCGACGTCGCGGCCAAGCCGGGTACCAACATCGACCAGTTGTTGGAGGCCATCCTGCTGACGGCCGACGCGTCGCTGGAGCTGACGGCTCCGGTGCAGGGCCACGCGCAGGGTATCGCCATCGAGGCGCACCTTGACAAGGGTCGCGGTCCCGTCGCCAGCGTGCTGGTCCAGAAGGGAACGCTCCGCGTCGGTGACTCCATCGTGGCCGGTGGCGCGCACGGTCGCGTTCGGGCCATGCTGGACGAGTTCGGTAAGCGGATCAAGGAGGCTCAGCCGTCGCGACCGGTTCAGGTCCAGGGTCTGACCTCGGTTCCGGGCGCCGGTGACACGTTCCTGGCCGCTGACGACGACCGCACGGTTCGGCAGATCGCCGAGCAGCGGCAGGCACGTCGCCGCGCAGCCGTTCAGGCGGCTCGGGTCGGTCGGGCCACGCTGGAGACGCTCATGGAGCGCATCGCCGAGGGCGAGCGCGCCACCTTGTCGCTCATCATCAAGGGTGACGGCTCCGGTTCGGTCGAGGCGTTGGAAGAGGCGCTGGTCAAACTGGACATCCCGGAAGAGGTGCAACTGCGCATCATCCACCGGGGCGTCGGTGCGATCACCGAGAACGACGTCAATCTGGCCAGTGCGTCCTCCGACTCCACGGCGACGATCATCGCGTTCAACGTGCGCGCCGAGGGTCGGGTCAAGGAGATGGCGGCACGCGAGAACGTCGACATCCGCTACTACACGGTCATCTACCAGGCGATCGAAGAGATCGAGGCGGCCCTCAAGGGCATGCTCAAGCCGGAGTACGAGGAAGTCGAACTGGGTTCGGCCGAGATCCGCGAGGTCTACCGGTCTTCCAAGTTCGGCAACATCGCCGGTTCGATCGTGCGCAACGGTCTCATCAAGCGCAACGCCAAGGCTCGCCTGGTGCGCGATGGTGTGGTCGTGGCCGACAGTCTGGAGATCGCGTCGCTGCGTAGGTTCAAGGACGATGCCACCGAGGTCCGCGAGGGCTACGAGTGCGGTATCACCTTGAAGAACTACAACAACGTCGAGGTCGGTGACATCATCGAGACCTGGGAACTGCGAGAGAAGCCTCGCGCCTAG
- the orn gene encoding oligoribonuclease: MTDRLVWIDCEMTGLSLADDALIEIAVLITDAELNIVDEGLDLVIHADDAALDSMVPIVQEMHASSGLTEEVRRSTVSVAEAEKRVLDHIRTYVPEPGTAPLCGNSIATDRGFLARDMPTLNDYLHYRMIDVSSIKELTRRWYPRVYFGQPAKGMAHRALADIRESIKELRYYRQAVFVAQPGPDVAEATAIAEALDD; this comes from the coding sequence GTGACTGATCGTTTGGTGTGGATTGATTGCGAAATGACCGGGCTCAGCCTGGCCGACGACGCGTTGATCGAGATCGCGGTGTTGATAACCGACGCCGAGTTGAACATTGTCGACGAAGGCCTGGATCTGGTGATCCACGCCGATGACGCGGCTTTGGACTCCATGGTCCCGATCGTGCAGGAGATGCACGCGTCATCCGGGTTGACCGAGGAGGTCCGGCGCTCCACGGTGTCGGTCGCGGAGGCGGAGAAACGGGTTCTGGACCATATACGCACCTATGTTCCCGAGCCGGGAACGGCACCACTGTGCGGGAACTCCATCGCCACCGATCGCGGTTTCCTCGCCCGGGACATGCCGACCCTGAACGACTACCTCCACTATCGGATGATCGACGTGTCGTCGATCAAGGAACTCACCCGCCGATGGTACCCGCGGGTCTACTTCGGCCAACCCGCCAAGGGAATGGCCCATCGAGCGTTGGCCGACATCCGGGAGAGCATAAAGGAGCTCCGGTATTACCGGCAGGCGGTGTTCGTGGCGCAACCCGGCCCCGACGTCGCCGAGGCGACCGCGATCGCCGAGGCCCTCGACGATTGA
- a CDS encoding MurR/RpiR family transcriptional regulator, whose amino-acid sequence MATASKPSLLTVINGVLPSLTAAEARVAQVVLRDPGAVAELTITALAEAAETSEATVIRFCRSLGLDGHRQLRLRAAQTAARQEVGTDRQIAGGDIPVGADMRRIIETVAYADSHAVQDTVHSLDADVCAQVVELLADAGRIEVFGIGASGFVADDLAQKLHRIGHTVFSWPDVHTGLTGAALLGPGDVAVGISHTGKTSDTVDFLACAARHGAHTVALTNHPRSPVAAVAEHALITAARETTFRSGATASRIAQLTVIDCLFVGVAAKGGSATTEALATTAAAVAGRRRPG is encoded by the coding sequence GTGGCCACCGCATCGAAACCGAGCCTGCTCACCGTCATCAATGGAGTGCTGCCGTCGTTGACGGCGGCCGAGGCGAGGGTTGCGCAGGTCGTGTTGCGCGACCCGGGTGCGGTGGCGGAGTTGACCATCACCGCGTTGGCGGAGGCGGCGGAGACCTCCGAGGCCACGGTGATCCGGTTCTGTCGTTCCCTCGGTCTCGACGGTCATCGACAGCTGCGATTGCGAGCGGCGCAGACCGCCGCTCGGCAGGAGGTCGGCACCGATCGGCAGATCGCCGGTGGTGACATTCCGGTTGGCGCCGATATGCGCCGCATCATCGAGACGGTGGCCTACGCCGACTCCCACGCGGTGCAGGACACCGTGCACTCGCTCGACGCCGACGTGTGTGCCCAGGTGGTCGAGTTGTTGGCCGACGCCGGTCGTATCGAGGTGTTCGGTATCGGAGCCTCCGGCTTCGTCGCCGACGACCTGGCGCAGAAGCTGCACCGCATCGGCCACACCGTGTTCAGTTGGCCCGATGTTCACACCGGTCTGACCGGCGCCGCGCTGCTGGGTCCCGGTGATGTCGCCGTCGGCATCTCACACACCGGGAAGACCTCCGACACCGTGGACTTCCTGGCCTGCGCCGCCCGGCACGGCGCCCACACCGTCGCATTGACCAATCACCCCCGCTCGCCGGTCGCGGCGGTCGCCGAACACGCGTTGATCACCGCGGCCCGTGAGACCACGTTCCGTTCGGGTGCCACCGCCAGTCGTATCGCCCAATTGACCGTTATCGACTGTTTGTTCGTCGGGGTGGCGGCCAAGGGCGGGTCGGCGACAACTGAGGCGCTTGCCACAACGGCGGCCGCGGTTGCTGGTAGACGCCGCCCAGGTTAG
- a CDS encoding sigma-70 family RNA polymerase sigma factor — translation MSVETTTAIRTDEVAEERDLVGVYLHEISKTPLLDAAAEVDLAKAVEAGLYAQRLLAEERVPDGASRGELERLILEGQKAKEQFIKANLRLVVSIARRYVRSGMPMLDLIQEGNTGLVRAVEKFDYQRGFKFSTYATWWIRQAISRAIAQQERTVRLPVHLVEDVNRMRNTARQLTRELGADPEPEQIANALGVTVERVNELIRWSQDTVSLDTPIGDDGDTNLGDLVADSDEPTPEDVVIAGLERERIDMMLGHLDERSAGIVKARYGLEDGREHSLTEVAHRFALSRERIRQLEIQALARLKELASDGGFSNESRLGAAA, via the coding sequence TTGAGCGTAGAAACGACGACTGCGATCCGGACTGATGAGGTTGCTGAAGAACGCGACCTCGTGGGTGTGTATCTACACGAGATCTCGAAGACCCCGCTGTTGGATGCCGCCGCTGAGGTGGATCTCGCCAAGGCGGTGGAAGCCGGCCTCTACGCGCAGCGACTGCTCGCCGAGGAGCGGGTTCCCGATGGCGCGTCCCGGGGGGAACTGGAACGACTGATCCTTGAGGGCCAGAAGGCCAAGGAACAGTTCATCAAGGCAAACCTGCGGCTGGTCGTGTCCATCGCACGACGCTACGTGCGAAGCGGCATGCCGATGCTCGACCTGATCCAGGAGGGCAACACCGGCCTGGTTCGCGCGGTCGAGAAATTCGACTACCAGCGCGGCTTCAAGTTCTCGACCTACGCGACCTGGTGGATTCGTCAGGCCATCAGCCGCGCGATCGCGCAGCAGGAACGTACCGTGCGTCTGCCGGTTCACCTCGTTGAGGATGTCAACCGCATGCGCAACACCGCCCGCCAACTCACCCGTGAATTGGGTGCCGACCCCGAACCCGAACAGATCGCCAACGCCCTCGGTGTCACGGTCGAACGCGTCAACGAGCTGATCCGGTGGTCTCAGGACACCGTCTCCCTGGACACCCCGATCGGTGATGACGGCGACACGAACCTCGGTGACCTGGTCGCCGACTCGGACGAGCCGACGCCCGAGGACGTGGTCATCGCGGGTCTGGAGCGCGAACGCATCGACATGATGCTCGGACACCTCGACGAGCGGTCCGCCGGCATCGTCAAGGCGCGTTACGGCTTGGAAGACGGCCGCGAGCACTCGTTGACCGAGGTCGCTCACCGTTTCGCGTTGTCGCGTGAGCGGATTCGTCAGCTGGAGATCCAGGCGCTGGCTCGGCTGAAGGAACTGGCCAGCGACGGTGGGTTCTCCAACGAGAGCCGACTGGGGGCCGCGGCCTAA
- the mscL gene encoding large conductance mechanosensitive channel protein MscL — protein sequence MFKGFRDFVMRGNVVELAVAVVMGAAMSALVGSFTSAFIEPLIKLVTGGGQVGGEFVINDVVFEYSLFINGLITFLLTAAAVYFVIVLPMNKLSERLGLTKEEEEVAEEITLLREIRDELRRNATQP from the coding sequence ATGTTTAAAGGCTTTAGAGACTTCGTCATGCGTGGAAACGTCGTCGAGCTGGCGGTCGCGGTGGTCATGGGTGCCGCCATGTCTGCGCTGGTCGGCTCGTTCACGTCGGCGTTCATCGAACCGTTGATCAAACTGGTCACCGGTGGTGGGCAGGTCGGAGGCGAGTTCGTCATCAACGACGTCGTCTTCGAATACTCCCTGTTCATCAACGGACTGATCACCTTCCTGCTGACGGCGGCCGCGGTGTACTTCGTGATCGTGCTGCCGATGAACAAGCTCAGTGAACGTCTCGGACTGACCAAGGAAGAGGAGGAGGTCGCCGAGGAGATCACGCTGCTGCGTGAGATCCGCGACGAGCTGCGCCGAAACGCCACCCAGCCGTAA
- a CDS encoding spermidine synthase, producing MDVRIEPLPGMPGHVVLAVDDTTQTTLDLNDPSHLVDEYTGHIAYLLDAIGTPGEPLRVLHLGAGGLALARYVAATRPRSYQQAVELSREVIDVVRRDAPLAKGVRVKIRNGDAREELSRAPDECYRVIIADLFHGPVVPPHVTTVEFLSEAARVLTANGHLAVNVCDGGNLRFARGMAAAVGEVFTDAAALLEPGIQKGRRFGNVVLFGAKSQLPIDDIGRRAAGASFPSRVLHGRDFARFLGGIPAATDATATPSPTPPVGRLSW from the coding sequence ATGGACGTTCGGATCGAACCGCTGCCCGGCATGCCCGGCCATGTCGTGCTCGCCGTCGACGACACGACCCAGACGACCCTGGACCTGAACGACCCCTCCCACCTCGTCGACGAGTACACCGGACACATCGCGTACCTGCTGGACGCCATCGGCACACCCGGCGAACCGCTACGCGTCCTGCACCTCGGCGCCGGTGGACTCGCCCTCGCCCGATACGTCGCCGCGACCCGACCACGCTCCTACCAGCAGGCCGTGGAGCTCAGCCGCGAGGTCATCGACGTGGTGCGGCGGGACGCACCACTGGCCAAGGGGGTGCGGGTGAAGATTCGAAACGGTGACGCCCGGGAGGAACTGTCCCGGGCGCCCGACGAGTGCTACCGGGTCATCATCGCCGATCTGTTTCACGGGCCGGTGGTTCCGCCACACGTGACGACGGTGGAGTTTCTATCGGAGGCGGCTCGCGTCCTGACCGCGAACGGCCACCTGGCCGTCAACGTCTGTGACGGCGGAAATCTGCGGTTCGCCCGGGGAATGGCGGCGGCGGTCGGCGAGGTGTTCACCGATGCCGCCGCGCTACTGGAGCCGGGGATCCAAAAAGGTCGTCGATTCGGAAACGTCGTTCTGTTCGGCGCCAAATCTCAACTGCCGATCGACGACATCGGTCGGCGTGCCGCCGGGGCGAGCTTTCCCAGCCGTGTCCTGCACGGCCGGGACTTCGCCCGGTTCCTGGGGGGAATTCCCGCGGCCACCGACGCCACCGCCACCCCCTCGCCGACGCCGCCGGTCGGTCGGCTCAGCTGGTGA
- a CDS encoding MerR family transcriptional regulator, with protein MRIAELSRTSGVPVPSIKYYLRAGLLPPGERTAPNQADYTEKHLHRLKLIRALIEVGGLSIAAVGELLASLDAHGTNLNEAVGAAMQATLPTTTSSDSGFLEEATRLVHRVLDKRGWQDHDPVQVETLISAVETFQRLGQPDVETIIELYADLVERLAPKEIEWITTRDSTDGVVEAAIVGTFIGGRAFSALRSLGHEAAAKKRLPQVRLESTPPATEESV; from the coding sequence ATGCGAATCGCTGAACTGAGCCGCACCTCAGGTGTGCCTGTTCCCAGCATCAAGTACTACCTGCGCGCAGGCCTCCTACCGCCGGGCGAACGCACCGCACCCAACCAGGCCGACTACACCGAGAAGCACCTGCACCGACTCAAGCTGATCCGCGCCCTGATCGAGGTCGGCGGACTGTCGATCGCCGCGGTCGGTGAACTGCTCGCATCGCTCGACGCACATGGAACCAACCTCAACGAGGCCGTCGGAGCCGCGATGCAGGCGACCCTGCCGACCACCACCAGCAGCGACAGCGGATTCCTCGAAGAGGCGACCCGACTCGTTCATCGAGTGCTCGACAAACGCGGCTGGCAGGACCACGATCCGGTCCAGGTCGAAACCCTGATCAGCGCCGTGGAGACCTTCCAACGGCTCGGGCAACCCGACGTCGAGACGATCATCGAGTTGTACGCCGACCTGGTCGAGAGGCTGGCGCCCAAGGAGATCGAGTGGATCACCACTCGCGACAGCACCGACGGCGTGGTCGAGGCCGCCATCGTCGGCACCTTCATCGGCGGGAGGGCGTTCAGCGCGTTGCGCTCGCTGGGGCACGAGGCCGCGGCGAAGAAGCGGCTCCCGCAGGTCCGCCTGGAGTCGACCCCTCCGGCCACTGAGGAATCGGTCTAA
- a CDS encoding heparinase II/III domain-containing protein: MTRLSQRLSTPLPHITRLSTFEDDGCHRWGHLSRTLLWGDSSVVGRPSPVGTAWLADLSWLICREPVGTAFAAKGGNNAEPHNHLDLGSFILAVAGEQLLADLGSGVYDAAYFGPERYGALHTSAAGHSVPIVAGVDQRPGEDSVARVIDQVSTDEHVGLELDLSEAYAGQGFHRRFDWRSGHRLELTDRFDEPGRELVERFISRVEPELDDDRAVWRGERGRVTLYHSGDWRTEVERIDTLDHHAKPETVYRLTLNGITASVHRFEFVVELDG; this comes from the coding sequence ATGACCAGGTTGTCGCAACGGTTGTCGACGCCGCTGCCACACATCACCAGATTGTCTACATTCGAGGATGACGGTTGTCATCGCTGGGGACACCTGTCACGGACTCTGCTGTGGGGTGACTCCTCAGTGGTTGGTCGCCCCTCACCGGTCGGTACCGCGTGGTTGGCGGACCTGTCGTGGTTGATCTGCCGAGAACCGGTCGGCACGGCGTTCGCCGCCAAGGGCGGCAACAACGCCGAACCACACAATCATCTCGATCTCGGCTCGTTCATCCTGGCGGTGGCCGGGGAACAGCTGTTGGCCGACCTCGGTTCAGGGGTGTACGACGCGGCATACTTCGGCCCCGAACGATATGGGGCGCTGCACACCTCGGCGGCCGGGCATTCGGTTCCGATCGTCGCCGGAGTCGATCAGCGACCCGGCGAAGACTCGGTGGCCCGGGTGATCGATCAGGTGAGCACGGACGAACACGTCGGGCTTGAACTGGACCTGTCGGAAGCCTATGCGGGACAAGGGTTTCATCGTCGGTTCGATTGGCGCTCGGGGCATCGGTTGGAACTCACCGACCGATTCGACGAACCGGGTCGGGAACTGGTGGAACGGTTCATCAGCCGTGTCGAACCCGAGCTCGACGATGACCGTGCGGTGTGGCGAGGTGAACGGGGGCGGGTCACGCTGTACCACTCGGGTGACTGGCGAACCGAGGTCGAGCGGATCGACACACTGGACCACCATGCCAAGCCCGAGACCGTGTACCGGTTGACCCTCAACGGCATCACGGCTTCGGTGCACCGGTTCGAGTTCGTGGTCGAACTCGACGGTTAG
- a CDS encoding alpha/beta fold hydrolase: MSTQQLHLPDGTIAYDLSGPADGRLAVLVHGLGDTRASYRFLAPALAAAGFRVATMDVRGYGDSSLNWPEYSTPAVARDITELVRHLTDRPAVLAGHSFAAGAVAMVAGRNPELVDRLVMLGPAVTHEPMNPFLGTAAKFMTAYVTPWIMYYRSLYPGPKPADFTSYLSDLKASLKRPGRMVPVKRLMASLTPANDADLSLVTAPTAIVMGGKDGDFADPAAEADKIAADLAGPAEVTVLPVSGHYPHADDAKATNSIVVRFLTERRD; this comes from the coding sequence ATGAGCACCCAGCAACTACACCTCCCCGACGGCACCATCGCCTACGATCTGTCGGGCCCCGCCGACGGCCGACTCGCCGTTCTGGTCCACGGGCTGGGCGACACTCGGGCCAGCTATCGGTTTCTCGCCCCGGCGCTGGCCGCGGCGGGTTTCCGCGTCGCGACGATGGACGTGCGCGGCTACGGGGACTCCAGCTTGAACTGGCCCGAGTACTCCACCCCCGCCGTGGCACGGGACATCACCGAACTCGTTCGACACCTGACCGACCGCCCCGCGGTGCTCGCCGGACACTCGTTCGCCGCCGGAGCCGTCGCGATGGTGGCCGGTCGCAACCCCGAGCTGGTCGACCGCCTCGTCATGCTGGGCCCGGCGGTGACACACGAGCCGATGAACCCCTTCCTGGGCACCGCCGCCAAGTTCATGACCGCCTATGTCACGCCGTGGATCATGTACTACCGCTCCCTGTATCCCGGTCCCAAGCCCGCCGATTTCACCTCATACCTGAGCGACCTGAAGGCCAGCCTGAAACGACCGGGTCGAATGGTGCCGGTCAAACGGCTCATGGCGTCGCTGACACCCGCCAACGACGCGGATCTAAGTCTGGTCACCGCCCCCACCGCCATCGTCATGGGCGGAAAGGACGGCGACTTCGCCGACCCGGCGGCCGAAGCCGACAAGATCGCCGCCGACCTGGCCGGTCCGGCCGAGGTGACCGTGCTGCCGGTGTCAGGACACTACCCGCACGCCGACGACGCCAAGGCGACCAATTCGATCGTGGTGCGGTTCCTGACCGAGCGTCGGGACTAA